The region GTTTCAAAATCTACATAAACTTATGAAAATCTAATATGTTATCAGTCATAATTTTGGTTGATAAACTTAATCTTCTTTAAAGTTATATTTGTATGGATGTATTATTGATGTGAGCATTTTATGATTTTCAtttgtgtcactttttttttttttttttgagatggagtctcgctctgtctcccaggctggagtgcagtggcaccatctgggctcactgcaagctccgcctcccgggttcatgcagttctcctgcctcagcctcccgattagctgggactacaggcacccgccaccacgcctggctaattttttgtattttagcagagacggggttttactgtgttagccaggatggtcttgatctcctgacctcgtaatccacctgcctcggccttccaaagtgctgggattacaggcgtgagccactgtgcccggccagttgtGTCACATTTATAAAAGTCTGATAGCCCTGATGTGGTTCAGCCAGTCATAATTctgattgatattttaaaatataataggtaataataataaataaatttccttgtcaattgaaAACTTTCATCAGATTTTTATCCATGACTATTCTAACTTTTTGTCATTCACAATTATTGCTTTAAATTCTTCTCTAAAAGTATTTACAATTAACTATAATCCAAAATTGCCTTTCATGGAAATGACTTTAACAAGTATTCTTGAGCAGATTTATGACAACCTTAAAggcaatgaaataaataaaaatgtctagAACTCTGATTAAAAAAACTTACAGGTTCATAAAACTTATGGGTTCATAAAACTGCTAATCAAGATCaagcaatataaaaataactgatgaaaatagtttttattattttatttaaaacattgtttaaaacATTGATTCTTTACTTAAATGGTTTGTTTTcaagatttaagaaaaatttctCTCATAAGCTATAATTTACACAAATTTGGTAAAGgataattttgtgaaaaaattgaaagcatttgATTTCTCTCCCAATTTAATTCCTTGAAAATTCAAAAAGTATTCATAAGTATTCTTACTTTTTTATGACAATCTATATAATAacataatttcaataaaaatctgATTTATCTTTACAGGAGGACACAATTAGAAATATTGGTCATATTACCATGGATTTGACTGAAAATATGTCATATTTGAAAATTtgcataaaataccagatttcaacAGCTCCCTGCCTTACAGGGAATTAAGTAAAAATTATCACTTCTTGACAGGCCTAGGAACCTTAAGATTGTAAGTATGTAAACAAAATCCAAGGTCTGCCTTGGTTTGGCTTTCTAGCTTAAGAAGTTTTTAAATCTGAGATTTTTAGGTGATCAAGGCAGAGAAAAAGTCATGTTTCTAAAGCAAAGGTATAATATATCCATTATTTGATTATAGCACTTTGCATTGTTTTTAAGTTCTTGTTATTTACCTGTAGACTACACTAAATTTTCAAGTCTTCTAGATTCTCCCAATACAACTTTCTTCTATAGAATTACTGAAAACAAAAGCTTTTTTGTTCCAAAAGCCCTATAAGCTGAAACTAGATAAATTTTAAGGAACAAGCCTCCTGCCTCATATACGGGCCACAGAAAATGTTTACCAAACCACCTGATATTGTAATCAGATATAGTCAAACTACAAACCACGACAAAAAGTTGATGTCTTAATGCCGTAGGCAGCTTTTCCCACAATGTCAGAATAAAACTCTATAATAGGGCTCACTATTCTCAGGCCTACCTTTTTCATTTGGCAGCATAAATGGCATTTGATTTATTCAATTGGTTGTCTTTAAGCCTAGGGTCAAAACTATTATACAAATTGGGACTTTCATACTACTGTTAATTTTACTTTGTGTTTTCCACTTTTAAACTTTGTGTGTTACTCGTTAAATTTTTCCAGAAATACAATTTCTAACAAAACAATGCTTactcagcactttgagatgatGGCAAAAAGATTATGAAACAGACAGAACTGAACTTAATAATGAATTCCAGGTAGACTTAGCCTGTGAGTCTCTTCCTTCAAACCTCTCGTGTTGCTCAAATATGGCTAATGGGGTTTTGTCATTAATTCACAGTCAGTAAGCACTCTCTCCAATGTGAGATGGGATCAGGAACGCAGAAcaagtctatttttattttggcaCCAAGAAACATCAAAACTTAATGACAGTATGACTTACTAGTGGTGCTTTTGGAAGAATATTTCAatcaaaagggggaaatgtgaaagctgtcagaatcaaaatggagttacttctgtttaaaaaattaaaaaacaacaaacacacatacacacaaactgaCAAAGCCTTAGAAGGCATGAAGAGAAGGTTCTCAGGCTTGTATGCCTGataacaaaaatatcacaaaTGACGGCAAAAatcacaaccttgcacaaaggccatcacaactttaaaaatatatatacttctcCAAGGACATCTctccagcaactgcctgtccaacctcAGACTAGTATCACTCTTATTACTGATTTTTGAAGCCAAAGATAatattcctcatttttttctctataaaaccctttgtcttcctttttctctctgaatATGCACATAATTTACTATGGCACTTGCCTTCTCATTGCAATGCTGTAATCCTGAATAAATATTATTCTCTTTTAGAGAGCCCCTgtctgttatttaggttgacatgCCCCATGGGGTGATTAAAATATAGACCAGAGCTGACAATTTACTTTTTCTATCTTGCTTCTTTGAAAACTTGTCTGCTTGGTTGATTGAGTTAATTCATCACATATGAATAAAAGTGCTACAAGTgttatgtgagtgtgtatgtttatatgtgtatatacttttGCAACCTTAAAAccaactgatttttattttttattcaaagaaAGCCATGTGTATACTTTGTTTACATAAATTTTATAGTAAATAATGTAGAAAGGATATATAGCATGTCAACTTTTGTAAGACTGTACCATTGAGCACTAATGAATAAGACAGGTACAGGAATCTATCTGAATATGTCACATTCCATGGAAAAGGGAATTTGCTGATGTGATTAAGAATCATGAGATGAGGAGGCTTTTATGGATTATCTGTGTGAGTCCAAGACAATCacaggggagagagggaagaagagggtGAAAGGCAGAGGAGACACAGCAgtggaagcagaggtcagagtgaTGAGATTGCTGACTGGAAGAAGAACATAAGCCAAGTGCTGTAGGCAACCTCTAGAACctggaaaaagcaagaaaatagatTGTCCCGGAGATTCCAGTAGGAATACAGACTGCCAACACCTTGGTTTTAACCTCATGAGATCCACTTTGACCTTCTGACCCCTAGAAATGTGGGATAATAAATTTGGGTTGTTCCAAGCTACTATGTTTGTAGTGATTGCTTACAGTAGCAATAGAAAACGAATACAAGAGACAACatcattatttttacaaaatacatatgTGTAAGCCAAATTAAAAGGTAGAAAACACTGGAGTACTTCTTATTGACCTTAACTAATTTAGTAATATGCATAACATTGGTACAAATGCAAGTGTGAGTTTAGCCCTGTTACTCCAATGCTATTCATCTAGCCAGACccaaaaaaattgtttctaatgGGAGGTATAGTTCTCCGGTTACAATTATATCAGTTGATGAAGCCAaatacacacatcataaagtagaaaaagatacacaaataaacaaataagtaacaTAAAGGCAAATGCCATAGAACTATTATTAATGTTGCCCTTGAGACCAGAAATATCCCTCATATAGTGTGATTTTTCCTGCCTTCAGTGATTCTGCTCCTTTAAGGCTAAAGTTAGAAGTTGAAATATTGATTTGAGTCACACAGTCCCCAGATTGGGTATGCTTCTAACCTTCCTGAAAATATTATAACTGTACTTTATTTCCAGACACTACCTTTATTTCACATGTAAGTGCCACTCTCCCTCACTCCATCATGCATTAGTAGCCTTTTACATGCAAATAGATGTAGTTCATAGTAactattaacttaaaaaaaaaaaacaggaggacATCTttaaggaaatattatttttaaaaaattttgtctgataaaatttcatttcaaattaCACTGAATGAAAATGCTAAAAGTAGTTGTGTTTGGTATTATAGTTTCATAACAAAGGCAATTAACTTTACACAAATGTTTTATGATGAGATGGAAAAAAGTTGTGTGTCTTATTTGAGAGAACATCAACATTTAGCTTTGGGTGCACACACCAACTaagaacaatgaaaaaagaaaatccccttTACAAATTTGTTAGCCTGTTTTCCCTTAagtcttatttccatgtgtagtttttctgtgataaaaaatttatttttaaatacaagatAAAAATGGTTCCACAAAAGTTGAACTTGATGGATAAAATgctacaaaactaaaaatagaatttttagtAGCTGAACAAAAGACGTCTCTTGCAACGAGGATGATCTGAGTTTTGACCACCTTCCAAGAAATGATGCCACATACCTCCACACGCACTAGCAGGCATTCTTTTCCTtgtttggaaattattttaaaaaccctttAGTGGCTTACATTTTATCTATAAGTTATCTATAAACTGTGattattttcacattatttttattaattatagatattgttttcttgtttggGTATGTGAGGTTGACATAAGAACAATTGAACATTTCCCactgaaatgaatggaatttctaaaaatttcttgacacttttttttaaaacacagcagTTTTCAGGAAAAAACGAAAAGCACTAAAGGAAGATAGTTTTAGCTTTACATTTACATTAGTTTGAGTGATCGGCATGGGTTATCTAGGAACCTCTTTAGTGCATCCTTCACGTTCTTGTTCCTGAGGCTGTAGATTAGAGGGTTCAGCATTGGTATCACCAGGGTGTAGAAGACCGAAGCCATTTTGTCAGTATCTAATGAATGATTACTCCTTGGTTGCAAATACATGAAAAGGAGAGTCCCATAGAACACAACCACAGCTGTCATGTGAGAAGCACAGGTGGAAAAGGCTTTTTGTCGTCCTTCTGAGGAACGTATCCTCAAAATGGTAATAACAATGTTGAAGTAGGATATCAGAACAACAATCATGGAGAAAAACAAGTTGGTCCCTGAAAAGATAAAGACTGCTGTTTCTGGAATGTAGGTATCAGAACAGGACAATGCTAGCAAAGGGACATCATCACAGTAAAAATGGTTGATAATGTTGGAAGAACAGTATGACACAGAGAACACACAGGAAGAGACAGTCAGTGCTGTGATAAGACTCTGAAGGTATGTGAGGGACACCAGCAGACGACACACCTTTGGAGACACCACTACGGCATAGAGCAGAGGGTTCCAAATAGCCACATAGCGGTCATAGGCCATTGCAGCCAGCATGAAAATCTCAGCCACAATGAAAACCAAGAATCCACCCAGTTGGGCTGCACATCCATAGTATGATATGGTTTTCTTGGTAACCAGGAAGTTAACCAGCATTTTAGGGGCAATGACAGTAGAATTGCAAAGATTAATAATAGCCAAGTGTCGGAGGAAAAAGTACATGGGGGTTTGAAGTTGAGGGTCAACACTGGTGAGGGTGATGATGCCCAGGTTCCCTGCCACGGTCAGCAAATAGAGCACCAGGAAGACCAGGAAGAGGGGAATCTGGAGCTCCGGATCATCTGAGACTCCCACAAGAATGAACTCCGTCACCCATGTGAGATTTCCTGAAGCCGTTTGTATTGTTGCCTTCATCTTTTACctgaaaaagttgaaagaaatcaATCGATGATAACACTGATGTTTCTATTAGATGCTAGtttgttaaatatttcatttgaaatcagtttattttgttttacaaacCCTTAAAAGTTTCAGAACCTAATTGTTTTTCTCCCCATGTTTTCACaaacttcagaaataaaaactcacCAGACAATTAAGAGTCTtaaaactggccgggcgtggtggctcacgcctgtaatcccagcactttgggaggccgaggcaggcagatcacgaggtcaggagatcaagaccatcctggctaacacggggaaaccccgtctctactaaaaaatacaaaaaattggccgggtgtggtggtgtgtgcctgtagtcctagctacttgggaggctgaggcaggaggatgctgtgaacctgggaggcagagcttgcagtggcgccactgcactccagcctgggcgacagagggagactccgtcccaaaaacaaaacaaaacaaaaaaagagtcttAAAACTGTTTGGACAAGAAATTTATGTATTCACTATTGAATATAGTTTATATTGagtgaatacatatttatttgttttgttatatGTCTTAATATTATGCATTTATCAACTATATTAGCACATAATATTGGatgaatatatatgcatttgATATTAATGTATATTCGCATGTATTATATGCATAGATTAGCATATGATATTGattaatatatatacacttacataCACATGTAGTTTATtacttacaatttttatttgtgtgtttctcTCTGTGTTTCCAGTGATAAGAGAGAGCAGCCTTAAGAAGTTGATGAGACGGAGTGACCACCAGTTATCTTTTTCCTAGCTTCCGCTGGTGACTTATCCAGCCCCTAACTTGTCATTAATAATCCTTGGGAATTTCAACATTTCTATGGGAAACACTTTCAGTATTCTGGATATTGCTTTATCAATTTCTACTGCATAATGTTGCTTCAGCTGTGCAGAAGTAGGCCTACACTTCAATATTTTTCCCTCTGAGTGTAATTCTGAAAGTCAGAATCCTTTTTACTCAATCACATTTCGTTACTTCTGCTAGATAAGCCAGTCCTGTCCTATCATTGTGACTTCTCTTACTCAGACTCTTCTCTACTATTTTGTTCCAGAAGCCCtactctcccttccctttctagcttatactttttcattttaaattgttaaagttgttttattttttaatgcttattACTTACAGCTTTTATTTGTTAAAGTTAGATTACTTTGATTTATTATACTTGTATAGAAAGACGAGTGGGGAAGgctgttaatatttatttaaaaagtaacatgTATTGAAAATTATCCTAGGAATTTTGAAATAGTTACCTCATTCTGCAGGAGCACCCTAAAATATAGGTAGATGgtaattattttcatgtctaATAAGAAAATTGAGTCTCAATGAAGTAAAATTACTCAAAAAGACTGTGTAAGACATTGTTCAAAACTGCATGGTTTTATGATTTTGTTTCTGTGATTGATAGTGTTAGTCTACCAATTAATACTCAAAATTACTTGAAAATACTATGTAGACATTGATCTAAACttcatggttttattttgtttttgtgattttgtttatgtgattGGTTTGTTTTAGTCTACCaattaatacctaggtgatttTTACCAAGCATTATATTCTTGTATTATccacattaaatgagataatgcacataaatgatttgtttttttagagCCTGGTACCAAGTGAATGCAAAATGGATGTTACCTTCAGTTTTTGTTATTAGCATGCTTTGAATGATTTTCAATGTGAGTTCTTAATTCCAGTAATTCATTCCTCCTTACTGAGTGCTTTTACAGTTAATACAGAAATAGCAAATGAATTATACtactgcatattttttaaaaaactgggacACACAATATCTAGCTCCTTTTTTAACAAACAAAACATGCTGTCTTGCAATCAGATTACCTCTTAAAtcttcaatgtttctttgttatgATACATTATTAAATACATCAAATATGAGTCTGAGAAACTGATCTGATTGTGTGTAGCGCCTATCCTCTATCTTTTGTTTCTTGCCACTGCACTAAAAAGAACTGCATGTCTTATAAGCAGGCAAGCTTATGATTTAAAACATTGTGCTAAAAATTGCTTTGATCAAAATATTTCCTGTTTGGCTGCCACACACAAAGCAACTCAGTGCATTGTTCATTCTGACATTTATATTCCATAGACACCCttaatttaacaacaaaaaagaacatcATGAACAATAGCAATTATTTACTGGCTACTCTTGAATTTGTGCAATTAGCTCGGGGAAGGAAgagaatttgcaaatatttaatatctttacCCATTATTAATTTCTCCTCCTCTGAAGCATGGCTGAGGGCAGAGCTGGAGTTGATTATTATTTCAGCAAGTATATGCCATTGACATAAAGTTTCCTTAGAACAGACCCAGTTTTCTCctgttgagttttctttttttttagaatattttttgagTTAGAATTTTCCTGTTAAGAGCTATTATAATTTTtcacaaaagttttttttaaaattagtttttgaaaagaaatattttataggtCTACCAATACCATGGAtctcaatataaaataaataaaaatatacctgaTGTTAATAATTTTAATGTCAATTTCACTGTAAAAATTGTCACCCTTTGGATGAGGTGTTATGTTGCAAATTAACTCTTAAATAGCTTCTGAGAAGATTTCAAGACTATATTTCATTAATGTCTAACTGTGGAACTTGTGTTAATCTTGTTGAGACATGGGTCTGGTTTGAGACAAGCACTGAATCTCAACGTGAGTTTTTGGCATCCATCAGGGAGATTGACTATTAGTACCAGGGAATCTTTTCATCCTAGGATTTTTCACCCCAGGGAATGCAAGAATAAAAGCTCATTTTCATCAGTGTCAAGTATTTTTGAAAGCCCTTTTTTGAAACATCAAATCATATGCATCGGAGACACATAAGATACTTCCCTTTTGGTGTAGTATTCTCTCTAAACATCTCAGTtctaaggcagaaaaaaaatcagtgttcatATTAAGGTGGAATATACTAACTGTAATGACTATTCATTATTTGGTATAAATGTTCAAGCTGTCTTGTCTATCAATAGAGATGCTGGATACTATTGTTTATGTTGTATCACTGTCACTTCCAATAAGCAATCAGTGGGCAGATACTTGAGTTATTTGGAAAAGAAGACAAATTAGATATCATTTCAATCCTGAGTCTGATTTAAATTGGTAAATCCTCAAAGATACTTGATTTTTACATGAAACttagaaagaagtaaaatatttggTGT is a window of Gorilla gorilla gorilla isolate KB3781 chromosome 9, NHGRI_mGorGor1-v2.1_pri, whole genome shotgun sequence DNA encoding:
- the LOC101148239 gene encoding olfactory receptor 8J2, with the protein product MKATIQTASGNLTWVTEFILVGVSDDPELQIPLFLVFLVLYLLTVAGNLGIITLTSVDPQLQTPMYFFLRHLAIINLCNSTVIAPKMLVNFLVTKKTISYYGCAAQLGGFLVFIVAEIFMLAAMAYDRYVAIWNPLLYAVVVSPKVCRLLVSLTYLQSLITALTVSSCVFSVSYCSSNIINHFYCDDVPLLALSCSDTYIPETAVFIFSGTNLFFSMIVVLISYFNIVITILRIRSSEGRQKAFSTCASHMTAVVVFYGTLLFMYLQPRSNHSLDTDKMASVFYTLVIPMLNPLIYSLRNKNVKDALKRFLDNPCRSLKLM